DNA sequence from the Tenacibaculum mesophilum genome:
TTTATTTTTCTAATATTTATGATGAAAGGATTCAAAGTTTTAATAGTAAAATTTCTGATTTATCAGCAAACAAAAGATACGCAGGTAGACCTTCAGCTAGAAAAACTACAGACTTTGTAAAACAATTACAGTTTATAAGGAGTGAAGCTTTTGTTCCATCGGAGATTCCATTACCAAAGGAAATTTTGGTTATGCCTAAGTATAATACACATAATTCATCTTATTGGGAAAAAAGACTTACCTCAAATTCTGAATTTGATAAAAGATTAGTGTTAGCTTTTAAGTCTTTTTACTCAAGTTTAAAGAAATCTAGTTCAAGTAAAGAAAAATTATATGGTTTTTTAATCTATTCTCAAATAGTTGAGGTTTTATATTTAATACAAGGACTTAGTCTTGAAGCTGATTTGTTTGATGATACTTTACAAAAAGAAACTAAATGGTTAATAGAGGAGCTTGAGGAAATATCTTTAACTTACAAGAGTAAATTAGCAGAAGCAAATAGATGGAAAGATTGGTGTAGTAATATTATTAAACACGCTTTTAGTTTTTATGATAAGAGTAATAGGAGTTATAAGAAAATTAAATTTATTGAGTCAAACATTAAACTTTTAGATGATTTTGACGAGTTTATTGAAACAAAAAACATAAAGACAATAGAAGAAGGTGTTGGGGCTAGGAAAACAGAAGGTTTTGTGTTGGGCTTTAATAATAGTTCAAGTCGGTTAGATCAACGATTTTATAATTTCTTGGACTCAAATAATAAAATATATTTGGATTGGTTAGGGTTAAGTTCAGGTAATAAAGCATATTTGAATTTGTTTTCTTTATTACGATACGAACTTAATAAGATAAGAGAAGATAATGTAATAATATGCATTGATGAAGGAGATTTATATTTACATCCTAAATGGCAGTCTGATTTCTTTTATCAACTGATAAACTTAGTACCAAGATTTAAAGAAGCAAGTTATCAATTTGTGTTAACATCACATTCTCCTTTCTTAGCTTCAGATTTACCAAAGCAAAGTATAGTTTTTCTTAGTAATAATTCTGAAAATTATTCAGAAGAGATTTGTAATAATAATAAAATTAAAACTTTTGGAGGTAATATAGGTGAATTATATATAGATGCCTTTTTTATGGATGGGGGGTTAATAAGTCGTTTTGCTGCTAATAAAATTCAAAACTTGATTAATAAAGTAAAAACAGGCTTTACTGAAAAAGATGAAAAAATATTTGATTTATTAG
Encoded proteins:
- a CDS encoding AAA family ATPase; this translates as MSLKICYIWVEKFRNFENFGFNLSSYEKFSFDRESFNLKKEMINNIPNDFYGENVSSVMGILGRNGSGKSNLLELVCKILKDGKTSITSEFLIIIREDKEYKCYHNFNGVIVFKSNFTLKTSNYSGRVENLKVIYFSNIYDERIQSFNSKISDLSANKRYAGRPSARKTTDFVKQLQFIRSEAFVPSEIPLPKEILVMPKYNTHNSSYWEKRLTSNSEFDKRLVLAFKSFYSSLKKSSSSKEKLYGFLIYSQIVEVLYLIQGLSLEADLFDDTLQKETKWLIEELEEISLTYKSKLAEANRWKDWCSNIIKHAFSFYDKSNRSYKKIKFIESNIKLLDDFDEFIETKNIKTIEEGVGARKTEGFVLGFNNSSSRLDQRFYNFLDSNNKIYLDWLGLSSGNKAYLNLFSLLRYELNKIREDNVIICIDEGDLYLHPKWQSDFFYQLINLVPRFKEASYQFVLTSHSPFLASDLPKQSIVFLSNNSENYSEEICNNNKIKTFGGNIGELYIDAFFMDGGLISRFAANKIQNLINKVKTGFTEKDEKIFDLLGDDFIKIQIENLKETYDKD